In Fundulus heteroclitus isolate FHET01 chromosome 18, MU-UCD_Fhet_4.1, whole genome shotgun sequence, a single genomic region encodes these proteins:
- the cbln18 gene encoding cerebellin 18, producing MGVLPLVLLLGSLFLCGRVQALSSAMDVLKQDALQWDGSATCSKWDCDCPFSRQRGCCCAASEMYQVEEESFKRIKCLWEKTTSLSSRVNALSDGFKVSFKATMDPNMAALIPGSTERCFGPFNTNVPIPLSKVTLNSGNGYNPSLGVFTATCPGVYMFSFTTFSSVPEGGRLYHKVQLMKNGKVGAGVWENNREDAEDSATQVVVMEMQRGDQVYLELLSGRKLCTNMDYNIFTGHIVYPYTE from the exons ATGGGTGTATTACCACTGGTGCTCCTGTTGGGGTCGCTGTTTCTCTGTGGACGCGTCCAGGCGCTGTCCTCCGCCATGGACGTTCTCAAACAGGACGCAC TTCAGTGGGATggctctgcaacctgcagtAAGTGGGACTGCGACTGTCCGTTCTCGCGCCAACGGGGCTGCTGCTGCGCGGCCAGTGAGATGTACCAAGTAGAAGAAGAGAGCTTCAAAAGGATAAAGTGTTTGTGGGAGAAAACCACATCCCTGAGTAGCAGAGTCAACGCGCTATCAG ATGGTTTCAAGGTTTCCTTCAAGGCCACCATGGATCCAAATATGGCCGCCCTAATTCCCGGATCCACTGAGCGTTGCTTTGGTCCTTTCAACACCAACGTGCCGATCCCTTTGTCCAAAGTGACGCTCAACTCTGGCAACGGATACAACCCCTCACTGG GTGTCTTCACCGCCACTTGTCCCGGTGTTTACATGTTCTCCTTCACCACCTTCTCCTCCGTCCCAGAGGGTGGACGCCTCTACCACAAG GTCCAGCTCATGAAGAACGGCAAGGTGGGGGCCGGCGTGTGGGAGAACAACCGGGAGGACGCCGAGGACAGCGCCACTCAG GTTGTGGTGATGGAGATGCAGCGAGGCGACCAGGTCTATCTGGAGCTGCTGTCCGGGAGAAAGCTGTGCACAAACATGGACTACAATATATTCACCGGTCACATCGTGTACCCATACACCGAGTGA
- the tagln gene encoding transgelin isoform X1 encodes MATKGVGMANKGPSYGMSRQVQDKIDSKYDPELELILVQWISGQCGAGVGRPEAGKLGFQAWLKDGCVLSELINSLFPGEKPIKKIQSSPMAFKQMEQISQFLNAAEKYGVTKTDMFQTVDLWEGKDLAAVQRTLSALGSLAVTKEEGTYNGDPNWFFKKAQENKRDFSDEQLKAGKNVIGLQMGSNKGASQEGMSYGRPRQIL; translated from the exons ATGGCAACAAAG GGTGTTGGCATGGCTAACAAAGGTCCATCCTACGGCATGAGCCGGCAGGTTCAGGATAAGATCGACAGCAAGTACGACCCCGAGCTGGAGCTGATCCTGGTGCAGTGGATCAGCGGTCAGTGTGGCGCCGGTGTGGGGAGGCCAGAGGCCGGCAAACTGGGCTTCCAGGCCTGGCTGAAGGATGGATGT GTCCTGAGCGAACTTATCAACAGCCTGTTTCCTGGAGAGAAGCCGATAAAGAAGATCCAGAGCTCGCCCATGGCTTTCAAACAAATGGAGCAGATCTCGCAGTTCCTCAACGCTGCGGAGAAGTACGGCGTCACCAAGACTGACATGTTCCAGACTGTGGACCTCTGGGAAG GTAAGGACCTGGCAGCTGTTCAACGGACCCTGTCGGCTTTAGGCAGCTTGGCCGTCACCAAGGAGGAAGGCACATACAACGGAGACCCCAACTGGTTCTTCAA GAAAGCACAAGAGAACAAGCGGGACTTCAGCGACGAGCAGCTGAAGGCTGGGAAAAATGTGATCGGCTTGCAGATGGGATCCAACAAGGGAGCCAGCCAAGAGGGAATGAGCTATGGCCGACCTCGACAGATCCTTTAA
- the tagln gene encoding transgelin isoform X2, translating to MANKGPSYGMSRQVQDKIDSKYDPELELILVQWISGQCGAGVGRPEAGKLGFQAWLKDGCVLSELINSLFPGEKPIKKIQSSPMAFKQMEQISQFLNAAEKYGVTKTDMFQTVDLWEGKDLAAVQRTLSALGSLAVTKEEGTYNGDPNWFFKKAQENKRDFSDEQLKAGKNVIGLQMGSNKGASQEGMSYGRPRQIL from the exons ATGGCTAACAAAGGTCCATCCTACGGCATGAGCCGGCAGGTTCAGGATAAGATCGACAGCAAGTACGACCCCGAGCTGGAGCTGATCCTGGTGCAGTGGATCAGCGGTCAGTGTGGCGCCGGTGTGGGGAGGCCAGAGGCCGGCAAACTGGGCTTCCAGGCCTGGCTGAAGGATGGATGT GTCCTGAGCGAACTTATCAACAGCCTGTTTCCTGGAGAGAAGCCGATAAAGAAGATCCAGAGCTCGCCCATGGCTTTCAAACAAATGGAGCAGATCTCGCAGTTCCTCAACGCTGCGGAGAAGTACGGCGTCACCAAGACTGACATGTTCCAGACTGTGGACCTCTGGGAAG GTAAGGACCTGGCAGCTGTTCAACGGACCCTGTCGGCTTTAGGCAGCTTGGCCGTCACCAAGGAGGAAGGCACATACAACGGAGACCCCAACTGGTTCTTCAA GAAAGCACAAGAGAACAAGCGGGACTTCAGCGACGAGCAGCTGAAGGCTGGGAAAAATGTGATCGGCTTGCAGATGGGATCCAACAAGGGAGCCAGCCAAGAGGGAATGAGCTATGGCCGACCTCGACAGATCCTTTAA